The Melospiza georgiana isolate bMelGeo1 chromosome Z, bMelGeo1.pri, whole genome shotgun sequence genome contains a region encoding:
- the GAS1 gene encoding growth arrest-specific protein 1 encodes MVARSPARHGGGGRRWPRAAAWLWLAAALGAVWPPRGSLVQGRRLICWQAVLQCQGEPECSYAYNQYAEACAPVLLQQQPPPAGGGDGPAGAAGAAASSRRRCPSHCIAALIQLNHTRRGPALEDCDCAQDENCRATKRAIEPCLPRTSSPTGGGPGGGGPGGPGVMGCTEARRRCDWDSRCSLALNRYMTYCGKLFNGLRCTPECRAVIEDMLAVPKAVLLNDCVCDGLERPICESVKENMARLCFGADMGGNGAGSSGGSDGGLEEYYDEDYEEEPSQKGRDDAEDNAGAEPGFPVQADNAGRLAGAAGALLASILVPLLPRL; translated from the coding sequence ATGGTGGCCCGCTCGCCCGCTCGGCACGGAGGCGGCGGCCGGCGCTGGCCGCGGGCGGCCGCCTGGCTGTGGCTGGCGGCGGCGCTGGGCGCCGTGTGGCCGCCTCGGGGCTCGCTGGTGCAGGGCCGGCGGCTGATCTGCTGGCAGGCGgtgctgcagtgtcagggggAGCCCGAGTGCAGCTACGCGTACAACCAGTACGCCGAGGCGTGCGCCCcggtgctcctgcagcagcagccgccgccGGCGGGCGGAGGGGACGGCCCGGCGGGCGCAGCAGGCGCGGCCGCCTCGTCCAGGCGGCGGTGCCCCAGCCACTGCATCGCGGCGCTCATCCAGCTCAACCACACCCGGCGTGGCCCGGCGCTGGAGGACTGCGACTGCGCGCAGGACGAGAACTGCCGCGCCACCAAGCGCGCCATcgagccctgcctgccccgcaccagcagccccacgggcggcggccccggcggcggcggccccggcggccccggcgTCATGGGCTGCACGGAGGCGCGGCGGCGCTGCGATTGGGACAGCCGCTGCAGCCTGGCGCTGAACCGCTACATGACCTACTGCGGGAAGCTGTTCAACGGGCTGCGCTGCACGCCCGAGTGCCGCGCCGTCATCGAGGACATGCTGGCCGTGCCCAAGGCCGTGCTGCTCAACGACTGCGTCTGCGACGGCCTGGAGCGGCCCATCTGCGAGTCGGTCAAGGAGAACATGGCCCGCCTCTGCTTCGGCGCCGACATGGGCGGCAACGGCGCGGGCAGCAGCGGCGGCTCGGACGGCGGCCTGGAGGAGTACTACGACGAGGACTACGAGGAGGAGCCGAGCCAGAAGGGGAGGGACGACGCGGAGGACAATGCGGGCGCCGAGCCCGGCTTCCCCGTGCAGGCAGATAACGCTGGCCGGCTCGCCGGGGCGGCTGGGGCGCTGCTCGCCTCCATCTTGGTGCCGCTGCTGCCGCGGCTCTAG